A stretch of DNA from Desulfurella amilsii:
AAACCCCAAAAACCCTTTTGTTTTAGCAACAGGCGGGGGTATGCCCTGTTTTAAAAACAACATTGATATAATGAAAAAGAAAGGTACTGTAGTGTACTTAAAAATACCAAAAAAGCATCTATTCAAAACTGATAACAAAAATAGACCTCTGTTTAATAAAGCACAAATTCTTTTGAATAAAAGGAAAAACTGTTATGCGAAAGCAGATTTTACAATAGAAAATGATAAAATAAAAAAAACATTGAAAAATATCAAAAAATTAATGAGGTGAATGATGGCATTTGTGCATTTACATAATCACTCAGAGTATAGCCTATTGGATGGCGCTACAAAAATAAACGCAATGGTAGAAAAGGCTAAAGGTGATGGACAAGAATACATTGCGCTAACAGATCATGGCAACATGTTTGGTGCACTTGATTTTTATAAAACATGCACTAAGGCTGGGGTTAAACCCATAATTGGTTTTGAAGCATACATTGTGCAAGATAGGTTTGATAAAACAAATAAAGGTAATTTTCATTTAACTCTTCTTGCAAAAAATAACACAGGCTACCAAAATCTGCTTAAATTATCAACTTTTTCATACACTGAAGGTTTTTACTATAAACCTAGAATAGATAAACAACTGCTTAAGCAATACGGTCAAGGTATTATAGCAGGCAGTGCCTGTTTGCACGGCGAAATCAATTACTACCTATTAAACAACAATTATGATTTAGCAAAGAAAGCCTGTCTGGAATATCAAGAGATTTTCGGAAAAGACAATTTTTTTATTGAGCTTATGAGACATGATTTAGAAGAACAAAAGCAGATAGAGCCACTTTTGCTTAAACTTGCAAGCCAAACAAACGCACCCCTTGCAGCTACAAACGATTGTCATTACCTAAACAAACAAGACGCAAAAGCACAAGATGCCCTACTTTGCGTTCAAACAAACAGACTTATAGAGGAAGCCGACAGAATGAGGATGAAAACGGAAGAGTTTTATTTTAAAACACAGCAAGAAATGTACGATAAATTTCACGATTTAAAAGAAACGGTAGATAATACTTTTTTAATAGCAAAAAATTGTTCAATAGAACTTGAGCTTGGTAAGCTAATTTACCCTATTTTTTCGCAAAACATGGGAACAGACAGCGAAATGCTCGAGAAATTGGCCAAAGAAGGACTTGGAAAACGCATAAAAAATTTTGGTCTAGAAAATCAAAGAAATATCTATTATAACCGCCTTGAGTATGAGCTAAATGTAATCAAACAAATGAATTTTAGCGGATACTTTCTAATTGTGTGGGATTTTATTAATTATGCCAAAAGCCACTCTATTCCCGTAGGCCCAGGGAGAGGTTCAGCTGCTGGGAGCCTTGTGTCTTACAGTCTTGGTATTACAGATATTGATCCATTAAAATATGGTTTACTGTTTGAGAGATTTCTAAACCCAGAACGTATATCGATGCCTGATGTTGATGTGGATTTTTGTGTTGAACGAAGGGATGAAGTTATAAACTATGTTCAAAACAAATATGGCCAATACAATGTAGCTCAGGTTGCAACATTTGGTACAATGCTTTCAAAAGCTGTCATTAGAGATGTAGCAAGGGTCATGGGATTTAGCTACGCACATGCTGACAAGATAGCTAAGCTTATACCAACAAATGCAACGCTTGATGAAGCTATTAACCAGGTCGGCCAGCTAAAAAAAATGATTCAAGAAGATAAAAATATAGAAGAATTATTTAGACTATCAAAAACTCTTGAAGGTTTGAAGCGCCATGCATCAAAACATGCAGCGGGCGTGGTTATTTCTCAAGAGCCCATCTATAATAGGTGCCCTTTGTATAAGCCAGCAGGTGAAGAAGCCATTATTGCACAATTTTCAAAAGAACATTTAGAGGATGTAGGGTTAATAAAATTTGACTTTTTGGGTCTAAGAAACCTAACCGTGATAGATTTTGCCGTTAAGCTAATAAAAAAATACGAAGACGAAAATTTTGATCTGCTAAATATACCAACGGATGATAAAGAAGTTTTTAAGCTGCTTCAAAGTGGTGCCACGTTTGGAGTGTTTCAGCTTGAAAGTTCTGGGATGCAAAAGCTTATAAGCGATCTTAAGCCAACCGTTTTTGAAGATTTGATTGCGTTGGTTGCACTCTATAGACCTGGACCACTTGGCAGCGGTATGGTAAAAGATTTTATTGAAAGAAAGCACGGTGTCTCAAAAGTAGAATACCCCCTGCCACAATTAGAGCCTATCTTAAAAGAAACCTACGGGATTATATTGTACCAAGAACAAGTTATGCAAATTGCAAATGTTTTAGCTGGCTACAGCTTGGCAGAAGCTGATATTTTACGCAAAAGTATGGGTAAAAAAGATAAAGAAAAAATGGCACAGCAAAGAAGCGTATTTGTTCAGCGTTGCGTAAAAAATGGCATAGATGAGAAAAAAGCCGAAAGCATTTTTGATTTAATGGAATACTTTGCAGGCTACGGCTTTAACAAATCACACTCTGCTGCTTATGCCTACATTGCATATCAAACAGCTTATCTCAAAACGCACTACCAAGCCTACTTTATGTGTGCTCTCCTTACAAGCGAGGCAAATAATACAGACAAAGTAGCTATTTATATTGATGAGTGCAATAGGTTGAATATACCAATTCTACCTCCTGATATTAACGAAAGCTATACAAACTTTACTGTGGTTTCCAAAAAAGATTTGGATAAAAAAGCAATAAGATTTGGTTTGTCGGCAATAAAAAATGTGGGTGAAGCTGCAATTGAAAGTATTATTGAAGAAAGGGAAAAAGGTCCTTTCAAAGACTTATCTGATTTTCTAAGTCGTGTGAATCAAAGAAAGGTAAATAAGAAAGTTGTGGAAAGTTTAATAAAAAGTGGCTGCTTTGATTTTTTTGATAAAAATAGAAATCAATTACTGTTTCAAGTCGAAAATCCAAAAAAAGCATCACTTGACTTGTTTGGGATGGATAATGCTTTAATTTTACAACCCCAAGCCACAACTACACAAGAAGAAATAACAAAATATGAAAAAGAGTTATTAGGTGTATTTATAACTTACAATCCACTTAAAAAGTACGAAAACATTA
This window harbors:
- a CDS encoding shikimate kinase, coding for MNLILIGFMGSGKSTIGKLLAKQLNCEFVDTDVLIEKKMKIPIKKIFHLYGEYFFRRLERHILINTNPKNPFVLATGGGMPCFKNNIDIMKKKGTVVYLKIPKKHLFKTDNKNRPLFNKAQILLNKRKNCYAKADFTIENDKIKKTLKNIKKLMR
- the dnaE gene encoding DNA polymerase III subunit alpha: MAFVHLHNHSEYSLLDGATKINAMVEKAKGDGQEYIALTDHGNMFGALDFYKTCTKAGVKPIIGFEAYIVQDRFDKTNKGNFHLTLLAKNNTGYQNLLKLSTFSYTEGFYYKPRIDKQLLKQYGQGIIAGSACLHGEINYYLLNNNYDLAKKACLEYQEIFGKDNFFIELMRHDLEEQKQIEPLLLKLASQTNAPLAATNDCHYLNKQDAKAQDALLCVQTNRLIEEADRMRMKTEEFYFKTQQEMYDKFHDLKETVDNTFLIAKNCSIELELGKLIYPIFSQNMGTDSEMLEKLAKEGLGKRIKNFGLENQRNIYYNRLEYELNVIKQMNFSGYFLIVWDFINYAKSHSIPVGPGRGSAAGSLVSYSLGITDIDPLKYGLLFERFLNPERISMPDVDVDFCVERRDEVINYVQNKYGQYNVAQVATFGTMLSKAVIRDVARVMGFSYAHADKIAKLIPTNATLDEAINQVGQLKKMIQEDKNIEELFRLSKTLEGLKRHASKHAAGVVISQEPIYNRCPLYKPAGEEAIIAQFSKEHLEDVGLIKFDFLGLRNLTVIDFAVKLIKKYEDENFDLLNIPTDDKEVFKLLQSGATFGVFQLESSGMQKLISDLKPTVFEDLIALVALYRPGPLGSGMVKDFIERKHGVSKVEYPLPQLEPILKETYGIILYQEQVMQIANVLAGYSLAEADILRKSMGKKDKEKMAQQRSVFVQRCVKNGIDEKKAESIFDLMEYFAGYGFNKSHSAAYAYIAYQTAYLKTHYQAYFMCALLTSEANNTDKVAIYIDECNRLNIPILPPDINESYTNFTVVSKKDLDKKAIRFGLSAIKNVGEAAIESIIEEREKGPFKDLSDFLSRVNQRKVNKKVVESLIKSGCFDFFDKNRNQLLFQVENPKKASLDLFGMDNALILQPQATTTQEEITKYEKELLGVFITYNPLKKYENIIKSLDTNYTSQLENLNDEAEIKLIGVISSLKEINTKNKQTMAFVNFNDLHGSVEIVVFPSMYAELKQLKSIEPILIVGKLEKNEEKTSITAKKIIPIEQLIKQISKITIELDSSTATESLLKDIKQLLDKYTGNVELFICSKKPQFKQTLFSTKISLKCDFDLLDNLKKYDVEVKLELAS